The Chanos chanos chromosome 6, fChaCha1.1, whole genome shotgun sequence genome includes a region encoding these proteins:
- the LOC115815476 gene encoding solute carrier family 2, facilitated glucose transporter member 11-like: protein MTIRVVIFLEFVQVQYWRLYLLAVVLGIGGSFQYGLQISFLTAPAKHIQNFVNETWLGRYGVAVGDSTNTLIWSFIVSVCSLGGWLGAIHSGSLPVKYGRKKALLINNVVAMVAALLMVLSPTAWSFEMILLGRFLYGYNIGLGLSVHLMYLGESSPKKLRGFLTLTSSIFIGLGKLMGQVVGIRELMGTEDMWPYLLALGGLPALVQFLSLLCFPEAPRYLYIDKGDKETCKKVLQWLWQEEDLKMELDDMEKERESVQGQAAKTVLDVLRSRAVRWQMLALSLPCAGVQFCGINALYFYAFDIFRESGVEEEQMHYLSLGIGSTELITVIICAFIIDRAGRKRLMGFGYLIMGVVMSLLIFMLSIKDMYTWVPYFNIALIFSVICVYGVGPCGVSMCLPADLFLQAWRPSAYVVSGTINWISLFIIGMTFPYLVDSLGQYCFLIFVTYCVFSAAFLLFFIPETKGKTMVEITEDFNKLNYKNRAKDSDKDDLALATKL from the exons ATGACTATAAGAGTTGTGATTTTTTTGGAATTCGTGCAGGTTCAGTACTGGAGACTGTATTTGTTGGCAGTGGTGTTGGGTATTGGTGGCTCTTTCCAGTACGGTCTTCAGATCTCATTCCTGACCGCCCCAGCAAAG cacaTTCAGAACTTCGTGAATGAGACGTGGCTGGGGAGGTACGGGGTGGCTGTGGGTGATTCCACTAACACACTCATCTGGTCCTTTATCGTGTCTGTGTGCAGCCTGGGCGGATGGTTAGGAGCCATACACAGTGGCAGTCTGCCGGTCAAATATGGCAG GAAGAAAGCGCTGCTCATTAATAACGTGGTTGCCATGGTAGCGGCCCTGCTGATGGTTCTAAGCCCTACGGCCTGGTCTTTTGAGATGATCCTACTTGGCAGATTCCTCTATGGTTACAACATTG GTCTGGGCCTGAGTGTGCATCTCATGTATCTGGGAGAAAGTTCTCCGAAAAAACTCCGCGGCTTCCTCACGCTCACATCCTCCATCTTCATCGGACTGGGCAAACTCATGGGCCAGGTCGTCGGAATCAG GGAGTTAATGGGTACCGAGGACATGTGGCCGTACCTGCTGGCTCTGGGCGGCCTGCCTGCTCTCGTGCAGTTTCTGTCCCTGCTCTGTTTCCCCGAGGCTCCGCGGTACCTCTACATAGACAAGGGTGACAAAGAGACCTGCAAGAAAG tcctgcAGTGGCTGTGGCAGGAGGAAGACCTTAAGATGGAGTTGGATGacatggagaaggagagagagagtgttcaggGTCAGGCGGCGAAAACGGTTCTGGATGTTCTGCGTTCCCGTGCGGTCCGCTGGCAGATGCTGGCTCTGTCTCTGCCGTGTGCAGGAGTCCAGTTCTGTGGCATCAATGCT CTTTATTTCTACGCCTTTGACATTTTCCGTGAGTCTGGAGTGGAAGAGGAACAGATGCACTATCTGTCCCTGGGCATTGGCAGCACAGAACTCATCACCGTTATCATCTGT GCTTTCATTATAGACCGCGCCGGCAGGAAGAGACTAATGGGCTTTGGCTACCTGATCATGGGCGTCGTCATGTCACTGCTGATTTTCATGCTATCCATCaag GACATGTACACATGGGTGCCCTATTTCAACATCGCCCTCATATTCTCTGTTATTTGCGTCTATGGAGTTGGACCAT GCGGCGTGTCCATGTGTCTCCCTGCTGACCTCTTCCTTCAAGCCTGGCGACCCTCTGCCTACGTGGTCAGCGGAACCATTAACTGGATCAGTTTATTCATAATCGGGATGACCTTTCCCTACTTAGTG GACAGCCTGGGACAGTACTGTTTCTTGATCTTTGTGACCTACTGTGTCTTCAGCGCCGCGTTCCTGTTGTTCTTCATCCCAGAAACCAAAGGGAAGACGATGGTGGAAATCACAGAAGATTTCAACAAGCTAAACTATAAGAACAGAGCTAAGGACTCCGACAAGGATGACTTAGCCCTCGCTACCAAGTTAtaa